From Archaeoglobus sulfaticallidus PM70-1:
AAGGCCACCTGAACTTATCAGAGCTAAAAATGTTGATGTTGTTATATGCGGTGGAATGGGCGCTAAAGCTATAGCGTTGTTCAAGAGCTATGGAATAAAGGTGTTCATGGGAGCTTCTGGTAAAGTAAAGGATGCGATAGATCAGTTTCTCGCTGGAGAACTTCGTGAGGCCGATGTGAGTATGGGATGTATACACTGAGTATTGGGCGTGTGGTGAGTGTGATTTAAATGAAAATTGCTGCAACAACCTCAAAAGGTGGTCTGGAAGATAATGTAACCCCTCAGTTTGGGAGAACTGAGAAATTCACAATTGTTGATTTTGATAAAGAAATGAAAGAAATTAAGGCTGTAGAGGTTGTCGATAACAAGGCAAAGTCTCAACCCAGCGGTGCTGGAATAGCAGCATCGCAGCTTATAATCGACCTTGGAGTTGAGATTTTACTTACTGGCAAGATAGGACCAAAAGCCATGAAAGTTCTGAAATCTGCTGGTGTGAAGGTATACAATGCTGAAGGAATGAATGTTAAGTATGCAGTCGATGCTTTCACAAAAGGAGAACTTGAGGAAATAAAGACTGGCAGTATGGGACCCAAACAGGGCAAAGCTGGAAGAGGTGGAAGAGGAGGCAAGGGAAGAAGTGGAGGATGGAACTGACATGGAACTCATCCTCCATTTAAGCAATCGCTGCATAGAGACGGAAGCTAAAAAAAGGTACGAAGAGTTAGTTAGGGACTTGCTTAAAGAGGATAACACAGAGAAAGAGAAAGAACTCGAGCTATTGGTAGAGTTCCTGAAAAAAGCCAACTTCAGCAGGTTAAGAAAAATGGGATTCGATGGAAATAAAGAGGTCAGAGTGAGAATCAGAAAAGCTGGAGAGGATTTTGTTGTCGAGGAGATCGACTTATGAGGATAGCCGTTGCTTCAGGTAAGGGTGGAACGGGAAAAACAACAGTTTCGGTGAATTTAGCGTTTTTCAACTCAGTTGATTTATTCGATCTGGATGTTGAGGAGCCCAATGACCATATTTTTATTAAAGGTAATAAGAAAGAAAACTTAGTTTTCCGTAAGGTTCCTGAGGTAAATGATTGCTGCAATGGATGTGGTGTTTGCAGAGATGTCTGTCAGTTCTCTGCGATATATGTCATAGATAGAGCTTATCCGATCCCGGAGCTTTGCCATAGTTGTGGGGCTTGCAGCTATCTCTGCCCGGAGAAAGCAATAAAAGAGGTTGACTACCAGACAGGAAAGGTTGTAACGGTAGAAGGGGATATCAAGTTAACCTATGGTGAGCTTACAGTTGGAGAAGCTTCACCTGTTTTTCTGATAAAACATGTCAAGCAATTAATGGGCAAAAATGCGATTATAGATTCACCCCCCGGCACCACATGTCCGATGGTTGAGAGTGTGATTGATTCAGATTATGTTATTCTTGTTGCTGAACCAACACCAT
This genomic window contains:
- a CDS encoding NifB/NifX family molybdenum-iron cluster-binding protein, whose protein sequence is MRICVPSYNGGLDDYVCDHFGKAETFTIYDTESKEVEVIRNTSEHFGGFGRPPELIRAKNVDVVICGGMGAKAIALFKSYGIKVFMGASGKVKDAIDQFLAGELREADVSMGCIH
- a CDS encoding nucleotide-binding protein, with product MRIAVASGKGGTGKTTVSVNLAFFNSVDLFDLDVEEPNDHIFIKGNKKENLVFRKVPEVNDCCNGCGVCRDVCQFSAIYVIDRAYPIPELCHSCGACSYLCPEKAIKEVDYQTGKVVTVEGDIKLTYGELTVGEASPVFLIKHVKQLMGKNAIIDSPPGTTCPMVESVIDSDYVILVAEPTPFSLHDLKIAVNVVSDLNLDFGVLINKYGLPFDGVEKYCKSEGIEIIGKIPFSAEIAKKYSKGKLIDDMRDFFIELYGILG
- a CDS encoding NifB/NifX family molybdenum-iron cluster-binding protein → MKIAATTSKGGLEDNVTPQFGRTEKFTIVDFDKEMKEIKAVEVVDNKAKSQPSGAGIAASQLIIDLGVEILLTGKIGPKAMKVLKSAGVKVYNAEGMNVKYAVDAFTKGELEEIKTGSMGPKQGKAGRGGRGGKGRSGGWN